In one Bufo gargarizans isolate SCDJY-AF-19 chromosome 11, ASM1485885v1, whole genome shotgun sequence genomic region, the following are encoded:
- the LOC122921724 gene encoding LOW QUALITY PROTEIN: thioredoxin-interacting protein (The sequence of the model RefSeq protein was modified relative to this genomic sequence to represent the inferred CDS: deleted 2 bases in 2 codons), with amino-acid sequence MVVFKKIKCFEVVFTDPEKVYCGGDKVTGKVLVEVCEVTRVTAVKLLACGVAKVLWSSASQHCKQEMEYLRYEETLHMEEQPTDSDGSVILRPGNRYEYKFGFELPQGPLGTTFKGKYGSVKYWVKAFLERPAHPAQEARKKFEVVDFVDVNTPDLLSPISGKKHKKMTCLFIPDGHISMSASINRKGFCEGEEICISANFENTCSRIVVPKAAIVAKHTYLANGLTKVFTQKLCSVRGNHIISGMTDSWRGKSIRVPKIKPSILGCNILRVEYSLLVYVSVPGAKKVILDLPLVIGSSSSGFSSRSSSMASQASSEMSWVELNIPGTPEAPPSYLDIVPEDHRIESPTAPLIDEFDGICDSPIFMYAPEFKFMPPPTYTEVDANKNTCIN; translated from the exons ATGGTGGTCTTCAAGAAAATTAAGTGCTTTGAAGTGGTCTTCACTGACCCCGAGAAAGTCTACTGCGGAGGAGATAAGGTGACTGGCAAGGTGCTGGTGGAAGTATGTGAGGTCACCAGGGTGACAGCTGTCAAGTTGCTGGCCTGCGGAGTGGCCAAGGTCCTGTGGTCCTCTGCATCCCAACACTGCAAGCAGGAGATGGAGTACCTGAGATACGAGGAGACCCTGCACATGGAAGAGCAGCCGACTG atTCTGACGGCTCTGTAATCCTGAGACCCGGAAACCGTTACGAATACAAATTTGGATTTGAGCTTCCTCAGGG GCCTTTGGGTACCACTTTCAAGGGGAAGTATGGATCTGTAAAATATTGGGTGAAGGCATTCCTTGAACGTCCGGCACACCCAGCTCAAGAAGCGCGGAAGAAATTCGAAGTGGTTGACTTTGTGGATGTTAACACTCCAGATCTATTG TCTCCCATTTCTGGCAAGAAGCACAAGAAGATGACCTGCTTATTCATTCCCGATGGACACATCTCCATGAGTGccagtataaaccgcaaaggttTTTGTGAAG GTGAGGAAATCTGCATCTCTGCTAACTTTGAGAACACCTGCTCTCGTATTGTGGTCCCTAAAGCTGCCATT GTCGCCAAGCACACCTATTTGGCCAATGGTCTGACCAAAGTCTTCACTCAGAAACTCTGTAGC GTGAGAGGAAATCACATAATTTCTGGAATGACAGACTCTTGGAGAGGAAAGAGCATCCGTGTCCCAAAGATCAAGCCATCCATCCTTGGTTGTAACATCCTGCGAGTGGAGTACTCTTTACTG gtCTACGTCAGTGTTCCTGGAGCAAAGAAGGTCATTCTTGACTTGCCGCTCGTTATTGGCAGCAGTTCATCTGGTTTCAGCAGCCGCAGCTCTAGCATGGCCAGTCAGGCAAGCTCTGAAATGAGCTGGGTCGAACTAAACATCCCTGGAACTCCAGAAg CACCACCAAGTTATTTGGACATTGTGCCTGAAGACCACAGGATAGAAAGCCCAACGGCTCCTCTGATCGATGAGTTTGACGGTATCTGTGACAGTCCCATCTTCATGTATGCTCCAGAGTTCAAGTTCATGCCACCACCAACCTACACAGAG GTTGATGCCAATAAGAACACCTGCATCAATTAA